From Actinopolyspora lacussalsi, a single genomic window includes:
- a CDS encoding hippurate hydrolase (product_source=KO:K01451; cath_funfam=3.30.70.360,3.40.630.10; cog=COG1473; ko=KO:K01451; pfam=PF01546,PF07687; superfamily=53187; tigrfam=TIGR01891), whose product MNDTATGTRDSAERVLAGLGELRPELHRLYRTLHAAPELSMQEHGTARLIESHLERLGVPTFRSATTGVVGVLENGPGPVVAFRADTDALPVAERTGLDYASTATGTLPDGTETAVMHACGHDTHTAALLTSATLLANARESWAGTVVLIFQPGEETAAGAAGMIADGLWDRAPRPEVLLGQHVGPGAAGSIRYRSGISTSIADSWRVTAYGRGSHGSQPHTAVDPIVQVAHTITRIQSITAREVDPLDSAVVTIGRMAGGTKENVIPDSAMFTLNVRTLDQAQRERVLAALRRVISAEAAASGAPEPEITELSTFPALVNDETVTDRTMSSLREFRDGGDVEPGQLLMGSEDFGLLGDAIEVPYCYWFIGGNDPERQERAEADGTAATDLPANHSPLFAPVMEPTLSRMVEAAVVGMLTFLRTA is encoded by the coding sequence GTGAACGACACAGCCACCGGCACTCGAGACAGTGCCGAGCGGGTACTCGCCGGACTGGGTGAACTTCGCCCCGAACTGCACCGGCTCTACCGGACGCTGCACGCCGCCCCCGAACTGTCGATGCAGGAACACGGGACCGCGCGGTTGATCGAGTCACACCTGGAGCGTCTCGGCGTCCCGACGTTTCGGTCCGCCACGACCGGTGTCGTGGGGGTGCTGGAGAACGGGCCGGGGCCGGTGGTGGCGTTCCGGGCCGACACCGACGCGCTGCCGGTCGCCGAGCGGACCGGGCTGGACTACGCCTCGACGGCGACGGGCACCCTGCCCGACGGCACCGAGACGGCCGTCATGCACGCCTGCGGTCACGACACGCACACCGCCGCGCTGCTGACGAGTGCGACGCTGCTCGCGAACGCGCGGGAGAGCTGGGCGGGCACGGTGGTGCTGATCTTCCAACCCGGCGAGGAGACCGCCGCGGGAGCCGCGGGAATGATCGCCGACGGTCTGTGGGATCGGGCGCCGCGTCCAGAGGTGCTGCTCGGGCAGCACGTGGGACCGGGAGCGGCAGGCTCGATACGGTACCGCTCGGGCATCTCCACGTCGATCGCCGATTCCTGGCGGGTGACCGCGTACGGACGTGGCTCGCACGGCTCGCAGCCCCACACCGCGGTCGACCCGATCGTGCAGGTCGCTCACACCATCACCCGGATCCAGAGCATCACGGCCCGCGAGGTGGATCCGCTCGACTCCGCGGTGGTCACCATCGGCAGGATGGCCGGTGGCACGAAGGAGAACGTGATCCCGGACTCGGCGATGTTCACGCTCAACGTGCGCACGCTGGACCAGGCACAGCGCGAAAGGGTGCTCGCAGCGCTGCGGCGCGTCATCAGTGCCGAGGCGGCGGCCTCCGGCGCCCCGGAACCGGAGATCACCGAACTGTCGACGTTCCCCGCCCTGGTCAACGACGAGACCGTCACCGATCGCACCATGAGCTCGCTGCGCGAGTTCCGGGACGGCGGCGACGTCGAGCCGGGCCAACTGCTCATGGGCAGCGAGGACTTCGGGCTGCTCGGTGATGCCATCGAGGTGCCGTACTGCTACTGGTTCATCGGCGGCAACGATCCCGAGCGGCAGGAACGGGCCGAGGCGGACGGAACCGCGGCCACCGACCTGCCCGCCAATCACTCCCCGCTGTTCGCACCGGTGATGGAACCGACACTGTCCAGAATGGTGGAAGCCGCCGTGGTCGGTATGCTGACCTTCCTCAGGACGGCTTGA
- a CDS encoding hypothetical protein (product_source=Hypo-rule applied; transmembrane_helix_parts=Inside_1_23,TMhelix_24_46,Outside_47_55,TMhelix_56_78,Inside_79_124,TMhelix_125_147,Outside_148_156,TMhelix_157_176,Inside_177_182,TMhelix_183_202,Outside_203_205,TMhelix_206_223,Inside_224_240), protein MSTRLSAGPMETFHRSTSRWGQATLLTGLVISLSGPLYLMFGLGYWPGAETVSQTWLAIAAVFGVLWIAEPITYYPMLGSAATYQAFMIGNVSNKLLPSALAAQNAVGAKQGTAKAEITTVTAIVGAVSVHLVSLLVFVGVLGTWIMSVIPEAVRDVFGYVVPAIFGPMLIQAVMSAGQRRTIPIALCCGAMGVFVLVPLVPSTSVYAMAVCTLAAVVLSVLLRDRSASRNNTEETEENR, encoded by the coding sequence ATGTCGACCAGGCTTTCGGCCGGTCCGATGGAGACGTTCCATCGGAGCACGTCGCGGTGGGGACAGGCCACACTGCTGACGGGACTCGTGATATCGCTGAGCGGCCCGCTGTACCTGATGTTCGGCCTGGGTTACTGGCCGGGTGCGGAAACGGTGTCCCAGACCTGGTTGGCCATCGCCGCCGTGTTCGGCGTGCTGTGGATCGCGGAACCGATCACCTACTACCCGATGCTCGGCTCGGCCGCCACGTACCAGGCGTTCATGATCGGCAACGTCTCCAATAAGCTCCTTCCCTCCGCGCTGGCCGCGCAGAACGCCGTGGGCGCCAAGCAGGGCACCGCCAAGGCGGAGATCACGACCGTGACGGCCATCGTCGGCGCGGTTTCGGTGCACCTGGTCTCGTTGCTGGTGTTCGTCGGAGTGCTCGGCACCTGGATCATGTCGGTGATCCCCGAAGCGGTACGGGACGTCTTCGGCTACGTGGTCCCCGCGATCTTCGGCCCCATGTTGATCCAGGCCGTGATGAGCGCGGGCCAACGACGCACGATCCCGATCGCGCTGTGCTGCGGAGCGATGGGCGTCTTCGTCCTCGTCCCACTGGTCCCGTCCACCTCCGTGTACGCCATGGCCGTGTGCACGCTGGCGGCCGTGGTGCTGTCGGTGCTGCTGCGTGACAGGTCGGCCTCCAGGAACAACACCGAAGAAACCGAGGAGAACAGGTGA
- a CDS encoding hypothetical protein (product_source=Hypo-rule applied; pfam=PF16481; transmembrane_helix_parts=Outside_1_9,TMhelix_10_32,Inside_33_54,TMhelix_55_77,Outside_78_118,TMhelix_119_141,Inside_142_153,TMhelix_154_176,Outside_177_185,TMhelix_186_205,Inside_206_232) — MSTPNIAYSPVLWLAVLGIFLVITVQSLAYLRAASNAAKANDIPRETLVRAFRTGAVSALGPSLAVVFVAIGLLTTFGTPAVLTRVGLIGSVMFETLAAQTAADSIGVELGGAGYDNSAFALVLFTMSAGGAAWMISALVLTPLLRRTDRKVRGMNPSVMAIVPGAAMIAAFCYLGLNESMKSGVHLITFVTGAVVMLVLQLIASRTGKRWIREWSLGISMAGALVGAGIAI; from the coding sequence ATGAGTACTCCGAACATCGCGTACTCGCCGGTGCTGTGGCTGGCCGTGCTCGGGATCTTCCTCGTGATCACGGTGCAGTCGCTGGCATACCTGCGTGCCGCGTCGAACGCGGCGAAAGCGAACGACATCCCGCGCGAAACCCTCGTCCGCGCCTTCCGCACGGGTGCCGTCTCGGCCCTCGGTCCGTCGCTGGCGGTGGTTTTCGTGGCGATCGGGCTGCTCACGACGTTCGGCACCCCGGCGGTGCTCACCCGGGTCGGGCTGATCGGCTCGGTGATGTTCGAGACACTGGCCGCCCAGACGGCCGCCGACTCGATCGGGGTCGAACTCGGCGGAGCGGGCTACGACAATTCCGCTTTCGCACTGGTCCTGTTCACGATGAGCGCGGGCGGGGCGGCATGGATGATCAGTGCGCTGGTCCTCACCCCACTGCTGCGCCGCACCGACCGGAAGGTCCGCGGGATGAACCCGTCGGTGATGGCCATCGTTCCGGGAGCGGCGATGATCGCCGCCTTCTGCTACCTCGGCCTGAACGAATCGATGAAATCCGGTGTCCACCTGATCACCTTCGTCACCGGTGCGGTGGTGATGCTGGTGCTGCAGCTGATCGCGTCCCGCACCGGAAAGCGGTGGATCAGGGAGTGGTCACTGGGCATCTCGATGGCCGGGGCGCTGGTCGGTGCCGGAATAGCGATCTGA
- a CDS encoding DNA-binding Lrp family transcriptional regulator (product_source=COG1522; cath_funfam=1.10.10.10,3.30.70.920; cog=COG1522; pfam=PF01037,PF13404; smart=SM00344; superfamily=46785,54909) translates to MQDSANMDETDLALVHALQLRPRVSWALLGSVLEVDPTTLARRWDRLSRRGLAWFSCYPSSTKDWTWHDWEAGAYVEVECFPGHRQAVTERLVRKSSVWNIDATSGRRDLMLTMIASSIVAIDTEVSESIAPIPGVRATRTHFFRSIFRDGSSWRLNALSPEQQRRLTSEPTAERATRPSGQDLEVLRILGPNARLSASTVAERLGCSVSTAGRRITRVMESAFAAVRCEVAHSIAGWQVAATLWLDVPQQDLRTVAADIARLPEIRLCVTVGSEANLVAQIWLHRLEDLDRFEMLLATKFSGTRVLDRWITPSFAKRLGHVIDVDGCRTGFVPLFGERDQEIGP, encoded by the coding sequence GTGCAGGATTCCGCGAACATGGACGAGACGGATCTGGCTTTGGTGCACGCGCTGCAGTTACGGCCCAGAGTCAGCTGGGCACTCCTCGGAAGCGTGCTCGAGGTGGACCCCACCACGCTGGCCCGTCGATGGGACCGGCTGAGCCGACGTGGTCTGGCCTGGTTCAGCTGCTATCCCTCGAGCACGAAGGACTGGACCTGGCACGACTGGGAGGCGGGGGCCTACGTCGAGGTGGAGTGCTTTCCGGGGCACCGACAGGCCGTCACCGAACGACTGGTGCGCAAGTCCTCGGTGTGGAACATCGACGCCACGTCGGGCAGGCGCGATCTGATGCTGACCATGATCGCGTCGAGCATCGTCGCCATCGACACCGAGGTGTCCGAGTCGATCGCACCGATCCCCGGGGTGCGGGCCACTCGCACCCACTTCTTTCGGTCGATCTTCCGGGACGGCTCCAGCTGGCGGTTGAACGCTCTCTCGCCGGAGCAGCAGCGGCGGCTGACCTCGGAGCCCACCGCCGAGCGGGCCACGCGCCCGAGCGGTCAGGATCTCGAAGTGCTCCGGATACTCGGGCCGAACGCGCGACTGTCGGCCTCGACGGTCGCCGAGCGGCTCGGATGTTCGGTGAGCACCGCCGGGCGCCGGATCACCCGGGTGATGGAGTCCGCGTTCGCCGCCGTACGTTGCGAGGTGGCGCACAGCATCGCGGGCTGGCAGGTGGCGGCGACGCTGTGGCTCGACGTGCCGCAACAGGACCTACGCACCGTCGCCGCGGACATAGCGCGACTTCCGGAGATCCGGCTGTGCGTGACGGTCGGCAGCGAGGCGAACCTGGTGGCCCAGATCTGGCTGCACCGGCTGGAGGACCTGGACCGCTTCGAGATGCTGTTGGCCACCAAGTTCTCCGGCACCCGCGTGCTCGATCGCTGGATCACGCCGAGCTTCGCCAAGCGGCTCGGTCACGTCATCGACGTCGACGGTTGCCGGACCGGCTTCGTCCCGCTGTTCGGGGAGCGGGACCAGGAGATCGGGCCGTGA
- a CDS encoding hypothetical protein (product_source=Hypo-rule applied; pfam=PF14430; superfamily=57783), which translates to MTTLETGTVVTAVFHHLFRYAHTANEIDELVRTLVHDPPRQPAEVYVWDRPCHQSPDGTINEFPRHKLRVCTRPDLGWGAISYHNGTPEQQDLVDSYNPRTTEETPALLFDPEGDLWFPASASIPLEQAREAIAEYCRTGQRPESVRWQPGYWY; encoded by the coding sequence ATGACCACCCTCGAAACCGGAACTGTGGTCACCGCGGTGTTCCACCATCTTTTCCGGTACGCGCACACAGCGAACGAGATCGACGAACTCGTACGGACACTCGTGCACGACCCTCCGCGACAACCCGCCGAGGTCTACGTCTGGGATCGCCCCTGCCACCAGTCACCGGACGGCACGATCAACGAGTTCCCACGCCACAAGCTCCGCGTCTGCACACGGCCCGACCTCGGATGGGGCGCGATCAGCTACCACAACGGCACGCCCGAACAGCAAGACCTCGTCGACTCCTACAACCCCCGCACCACCGAGGAGACTCCGGCGCTGCTGTTCGACCCCGAAGGCGACCTGTGGTTCCCCGCCTCGGCATCGATCCCCTTGGAGCAAGCCCGCGAGGCCATCGCCGAGTACTGCCGCACCGGACAACGCCCCGAATCCGTGCGGTGGCAGCCCGGCTACTGGTACTGA
- a CDS encoding hypothetical protein (product_source=Hypo-rule applied; pfam=PF14428; superfamily=51905), giving the protein MSHVEEVGNTLGGVLGQLPPERLHQVRAWIEEYALPTLAEIGQGSTSPELENGCALFERARELIDDVLALSENTREHLVNYLGLLGVHGDQPPPSLPHPSTFPRVPTDTARDRTWIDQVRERLPDYTGGQTTGLVYDQDGTELIETSGRDDESERARLTLHNSTVFPSGNPKGAPGVYTHVETKYAQRMKERGQTYGVVVLNNEMCTGFQSCAIAIRAILPRGSTLAVWQPGATQPIEIRGEATP; this is encoded by the coding sequence ATGTCCCATGTGGAAGAGGTGGGCAACACACTCGGCGGGGTGCTCGGACAACTGCCGCCCGAGCGACTGCACCAAGTACGTGCCTGGATCGAGGAATACGCCCTACCGACCCTGGCCGAAATCGGCCAGGGCAGCACCTCACCCGAATTGGAGAACGGCTGTGCCTTGTTCGAGCGAGCACGCGAGCTCATCGACGACGTGCTCGCACTGTCCGAGAACACCCGCGAGCACCTGGTGAACTATCTGGGCCTGCTCGGCGTGCACGGCGATCAGCCGCCGCCGAGCCTGCCCCACCCCTCGACCTTTCCACGCGTTCCCACTGACACGGCCCGCGACCGCACCTGGATCGACCAGGTCCGCGAGCGGCTGCCCGACTACACCGGCGGACAAACCACCGGACTCGTCTATGACCAGGACGGCACCGAACTCATCGAAACCAGCGGACGCGACGACGAATCCGAACGCGCTCGCCTCACCCTGCATAACTCCACCGTGTTCCCTTCGGGGAATCCGAAAGGTGCACCCGGTGTGTACACCCACGTCGAAACGAAATACGCCCAACGGATGAAAGAACGGGGACAGACCTACGGCGTCGTCGTCCTCAACAATGAGATGTGCACCGGCTTCCAGAGCTGCGCCATAGCAATCCGAGCCATCCTGCCTCGCGGATCAACACTGGCCGTGTGGCAGCCCGGCGCAACGCAACCGATCGAGATCCGAGGAGAAGCCACTCCATGA
- a CDS encoding hypothetical protein (product_source=Hypo-rule applied; cath_funfam=1.20.58.160; superfamily=47266), which produces MLEEIRGQLHQIIDTAPTGELAAVRTRLEELRGLLHQVAGTSTNDDQLFATAHEKTDEAVQAVMRATEHVSAFSAVL; this is translated from the coding sequence ATGCTCGAAGAAATCCGCGGCCAGTTGCACCAGATCATCGATACCGCGCCCACCGGTGAGCTTGCGGCCGTGCGAACCAGGCTGGAGGAGCTCCGTGGGCTGCTGCACCAGGTGGCCGGGACCAGCACGAATGATGACCAACTGTTCGCCACCGCCCACGAGAAGACGGATGAAGCGGTCCAAGCGGTTATGCGGGCCACCGAACACGTCAGTGCTTTCTCCGCCGTCCTGTAG
- a CDS encoding hypothetical protein (product_source=Hypo-rule applied; superfamily=57802) gives MNIILARLNENHPPTVRSVHIFTPDESTRPDGIRKAYCGFITHYSNLESTEAFAGMPCELCLQSAPVEPAETTPSRLPETADRERKSEIVLSGPAYAASLSDDRIWHDVSADLLISGYRDGHAAQTVCGFLGWFTPGTPPSSWQHCPECEWMGSHIRKYEL, from the coding sequence GTGAACATCATTCTCGCCCGGCTGAACGAGAACCACCCTCCGACGGTGCGCTCGGTGCACATCTTCACTCCGGACGAGAGCACGAGGCCGGACGGAATACGGAAAGCCTACTGCGGTTTCATCACCCACTACAGCAACCTGGAAAGCACGGAAGCGTTCGCCGGGATGCCGTGCGAGCTGTGCCTGCAAAGCGCACCGGTAGAACCGGCGGAGACCACACCGTCCCGGCTTCCGGAGACAGCGGATCGGGAGCGGAAATCGGAAATCGTCCTGAGCGGCCCCGCCTACGCGGCGTCACTGAGCGACGACCGGATCTGGCACGACGTCTCGGCGGACCTGCTCATCAGCGGATACCGGGACGGCCACGCAGCGCAGACGGTCTGCGGGTTTCTGGGCTGGTTCACCCCCGGAACACCGCCGTCGAGCTGGCAGCACTGCCCCGAGTGCGAGTGGATGGGCTCGCACATACGCAAATACGAGCTCTAA
- a CDS encoding hypothetical protein (product_source=Hypo-rule applied; transmembrane_helix_parts=Outside_1_4,TMhelix_5_27,Inside_28_58): protein MRTELILALAALVAALPWAVVVYELPPLEKKRARNRARRTTRRMWERYPESRPKGDGL, encoded by the coding sequence GTGCGAACAGAACTAATCCTCGCGTTGGCGGCTCTGGTGGCCGCGCTGCCGTGGGCGGTGGTGGTCTACGAACTGCCGCCACTGGAGAAGAAACGAGCCCGAAATCGGGCGAGGCGAACTACTCGGCGGATGTGGGAGAGGTACCCGGAATCTCGCCCGAAAGGGGATGGGCTGTGA
- a CDS encoding transcriptional regulator with XRE-family HTH domain (product_source=COG1396; cog=COG1396; pfam=PF13560; smart=SM00530; superfamily=47413), with the protein MANTPRARALGRELRKRREAAGLTLEATAEKAQWSLAKVGRLERADQGISEGDVATLLFALGVSGEDREQLLKLTRELDQPAWWEGQRGLPNVTSALIDAESRAERIVDLSTLVVPGLLQTRMYSEALFRASGIRDVSSAASARQLRQGILTQDDPVSFTALIDESVLQRPVGSHSIAAVQLRHVEHMASTCENVSVYVIPTSVGAHPGMDGPYAVLHLPAATYVHAEAGNAGFLIDDETDVRPFVDTIDRVRTYTLSSEPSLKTVAAYADEHERKANE; encoded by the coding sequence ATGGCGAATACCCCGCGAGCACGTGCTCTAGGTCGTGAACTGCGTAAACGTCGAGAAGCCGCCGGTTTGACGCTGGAAGCGACAGCGGAGAAAGCTCAGTGGTCACTGGCCAAGGTAGGCAGGCTGGAACGTGCTGATCAGGGGATTTCCGAGGGTGATGTAGCCACACTTCTGTTCGCTCTTGGCGTTTCGGGTGAAGATCGTGAGCAACTGCTGAAGTTGACGAGGGAGCTCGATCAACCGGCTTGGTGGGAAGGACAGCGTGGCCTCCCCAACGTGACGAGTGCGCTGATCGATGCCGAGAGCCGGGCAGAACGAATCGTGGATCTATCGACGTTGGTGGTTCCAGGACTACTGCAGACGAGGATGTACAGCGAGGCGCTGTTCCGGGCGTCAGGGATACGGGACGTTTCGTCCGCCGCCTCAGCTCGACAGCTGAGGCAAGGCATTCTCACCCAGGATGACCCAGTTTCATTTACGGCTCTGATTGACGAGTCGGTCCTCCAGCGTCCAGTTGGTAGCCACAGTATCGCAGCTGTTCAGCTACGACACGTCGAACACATGGCGAGTACGTGCGAAAATGTGTCGGTCTATGTGATACCGACATCCGTTGGCGCACACCCCGGTATGGACGGGCCATATGCAGTGCTGCATCTCCCAGCCGCTACTTATGTCCACGCAGAGGCTGGCAATGCCGGGTTTCTCATCGACGACGAGACGGATGTGCGTCCGTTCGTAGATACGATAGATAGGGTGCGTACGTACACACTGTCGAGTGAACCCTCGCTGAAGACAGTGGCCGCGTACGCAGACGAGCACGAACGGAAGGCGAACGAATGA
- a CDS encoding hypothetical protein (product_source=Hypo-rule applied; pfam=PF04149) — MMTTTPHWRKSSRSGGAGGNCVEVAQNFPSAALVRDSKLGETSPVLSTKHETFTAFIDAVKADRFE; from the coding sequence ATGATGACCACCACTCCGCACTGGCGAAAGAGTAGCCGCAGCGGCGGCGCAGGTGGTAACTGCGTCGAGGTCGCTCAGAACTTCCCGTCTGCCGCTCTCGTCAGGGACAGCAAACTAGGGGAGACCTCTCCTGTCCTGAGTACGAAGCACGAGACTTTCACCGCGTTCATCGACGCGGTGAAGGCCGATCGGTTCGAGTGA
- a CDS encoding putative glyoxalase superfamily protein PhnB (product_source=COG2764; cath_funfam=3.10.180.10; cog=COG2764; pfam=PF00903; superfamily=54593): MSIRRAMPDIRSEAMDESREFYGLMGFEEVMNLGWVMTLASPSNPTAQVTFMTHDETATVVPDMSVEVDDVDAVHARMVENGAEIVHPLRDEDWGVRRFFVRDPNGRVVNVVSHK; this comes from the coding sequence ATGTCCATCCGCCGCGCCATGCCCGACATCCGCTCGGAAGCCATGGACGAGAGCCGGGAATTCTACGGTCTGATGGGGTTCGAGGAGGTGATGAACCTCGGTTGGGTGATGACGCTGGCCTCGCCCAGCAATCCCACGGCCCAGGTGACCTTCATGACCCACGACGAGACCGCCACGGTCGTGCCGGACATGAGTGTCGAGGTCGACGATGTCGACGCCGTCCACGCGCGGATGGTGGAGAACGGTGCGGAGATCGTGCACCCACTGCGGGACGAGGACTGGGGAGTGCGCCGCTTCTTCGTCCGCGACCCCAACGGCCGAGTGGTCAACGTGGTCAGCCACAAGTAA
- a CDS encoding putative amidohydrolase (product_source=COG0388; cath_funfam=3.60.110.10; cog=COG0388; pfam=PF00795; superfamily=56317) — MRVALCQIASTPDPDANLELVAGGVRRAAEAGAELAIFPEATMACFGVPLAPLAEPLDGPWAGEVGRLAGDAGITVAAGMFTPTEDGRVTNTLLVTGPGTRARYDKIHLYDAFGFTESRNVAEGEQPLTVRLPSATVGFTTCYDIRFPGLFTTLAERGATVTVTAASWGAGTGKREQWELLARARALDSTSWVLACGQADPRSIGREPAAKAPTGIGYSTVVTPYGVIHDQLEAEPDVLITDIAPERAEQAREEIPVLANRKF, encoded by the coding sequence GTGCGCGTCGCGCTGTGCCAGATCGCGTCCACACCGGACCCGGACGCCAACCTGGAGCTCGTGGCGGGAGGAGTGCGTCGTGCCGCCGAGGCCGGTGCGGAACTCGCGATCTTCCCGGAAGCCACCATGGCCTGCTTCGGGGTTCCGCTGGCACCGCTGGCCGAACCGCTGGACGGCCCGTGGGCAGGCGAGGTCGGCAGGCTCGCGGGGGACGCGGGCATCACGGTGGCCGCGGGTATGTTCACCCCCACCGAGGACGGCCGCGTGACCAACACGCTGCTGGTGACCGGGCCGGGCACGCGGGCGCGCTACGACAAGATCCACCTCTACGACGCGTTCGGCTTCACCGAGTCGCGCAACGTGGCCGAGGGGGAGCAACCGCTGACGGTGCGGCTGCCCAGCGCCACCGTGGGGTTCACGACCTGCTACGACATTCGTTTCCCCGGCCTGTTCACCACACTGGCGGAACGCGGCGCCACTGTGACGGTCACGGCAGCTTCCTGGGGCGCGGGAACGGGCAAGCGCGAGCAGTGGGAACTGCTGGCGCGGGCCAGGGCGCTGGACTCCACCTCCTGGGTGCTGGCCTGCGGACAGGCCGATCCACGCAGCATCGGCCGCGAACCGGCGGCCAAGGCCCCAACCGGTATCGGCTACAGCACCGTGGTCACCCCCTACGGGGTGATACACGACCAGCTCGAGGCCGAGCCCGACGTGCTGATCACCGACATCGCTCCGGAACGCGCCGAGCAGGCGCGGGAGGAGATTCCGGTACTGGCCAACCGGAAGTTCTGA